The segment GCGGACAAGAAGAAAACCCTGCTCGGGCTGCCGCAGGTGCGCGACTACCAGCATATGCTGAGGCTGTTCAACGTGATCCTGACTCATGCGCCGAGCTTCAACGAAACCGGTTTCGTCGGATTCCCGTTCAACGCGATCCTGGACTGGTCGATGGCGACGACCGGCGGCTGGGCCGGGTTCATCAACGACAAGGTCAACGTCCACATCAAGGCGATTCTGGATGCGTGGGGAACGTTCCTGCGTTCGCCGGAGAGCGCCTACGTCCTGAGCGACCATCCGCGAAACGGCTGGTTCGGGGAAGACGCCAGAAAAGCGCTGCCGAATTTCGCCGACGAGTTCGTCTGCGATCCGTCGAAGCCGCATTACGGCTTCAACTCATGGGATCACTTCTTCGTGCGTGAATTCCGTGAGGGTGTGCGCCCCATCGCCGAGCCGGACAACGACGCCGTCGTCGTCAACGCCTGCGAATCCGCACCCTTCGCCATCGCCAGGAATGTCCAGCTGCTGGACAAATTCTGGATCAAGGCCCAGCCGTACGCCCTGCAGTTCATGCTGAACAACGACCCGTGGACGAAGCGGTTCGTCGGCGGCACCATCTACCAGGCGTTCCTGAGCGCGCTGACCTATCACCGCTGGCATTCGCCGGTCTCCGGACGCATCGTCAAGACCTACGTGATCCCGGGCTCCTATTATTCTGAAGCCCGCAGCGTCGGCTATGACCCGGTCGCGCCCAACGATTCCCAGGGCTACATCTCGGAAATCGCGACGCGCGCGGTGATCTTCATCGAAGCGGACAACCCCGACATCGGGCTCATGTGCTTCGTCGCCATCGGCATGGCGGAGGTTTCGACCTGCGACATCACCGTCTACGAGGGGCAGCATGTCAAGAAAGGTCAGGAGACCGGCATGTTCCACTTCGGCGGCTCCACGCACTGCCTGATCTTCGGACCGCACGTCAACATCGACTTCGATCTGGGCGGGCAGACCCCGGGAATCGAAAGCGAGAACATCAACATCAATGCGCGCATCGCCACAGTCGGCCCGCGCAAAAAGTAAGACATGCGAAAAGCATCCCCCGGCGCCTCACCGCGCCGGGGGATTTTTTTGCATGATGCAATCAATCCCGCTGCTGCCGCAGCTCCAGTACGGTTTCCGCGTCGATGGTGTCGACGGAACTGCCGCCGGCGGCGATGCGCCAGCGACCGGGGGCAATCCGCCTCCGGCCGTCCGCGGCGGTCAGGAGGAACGCTTCCGGATCGATCCGGAATTCAACCCGCCGTCTTTCGCCCGGAGCGAGGGAGACGCGCGCCATCCCGGCCAGCTGGCGGAGCGGATCGTCATATCCGGCGCCGAGCTTCGATACATAGAGCTGGACAACCTCGTCGCCGCCGCGCTCCCCGATATTTTCGACCTCAACCGACACCGCGACCGGCACTCCCGCCTCCGACCGATCCGGAACGGCGAGACCGGAATAGCGGAAACGGGTATAGCTGAGCCCGAATCCGAACGGATGCAGGACTTCGCCGCGGAAGAAGCGGTAGGTCCTGCCCGCCATCGAATAATCGGCGAACGGAGGCAGTTCCTCCGCGCTGCGGTAGAAAGTGACCGGCAGCTTCCCGGAAGGCGAGACCTTCCCGAACAGGACATCGGCGACCGCCGTGCCGCCGCCGGCCCCCGGATAGAACGCCTGCACCACCGCTCCGGCATACGCCTCGGGGATCGCCAGCGCACTGCCCGAAAGCACGACAAGGACGACCGGCCTGCCGACCGCCGCGACCTTTTCGATCAGCACCTTCTGGAGACCCGGCAGCTCAAGGCTCAGCTTGTCGCCCGATGCATCCGAGTTGTACGCGTCGCCCGCCTCCCCTTCGATGCGCGGGTCGAGCCCGACGCAGACGATCGAAACGTCGGCGCGTTCCGCCGCGGAAACCGCTTCGGCCAGCCGGTCGCCGTCCTCGGCGCAGTTTTCGGTCCGCAGCGAAACAAGTTCGCAGCCGCGCGCGTAAATGACGCGGCACTTCCCCGCGAGCGCCTCCTGAATCCCGGCCAGCACCGTAACCGGGCGGCTCGGTGTGCCGCAGTAGTTGCCGAGCAGAACGTCGCGCGAATCGGCGTTCGGCCCGATCACCGCGACGCTGCGGAGCCTCGCCGGGTCGAGCGGCAGCGTTTCGGCCTCATTCTTCAGGAGAACGAGGCTCTTCCGCGCCGCTTCGAGAGCCAGGGCGCGGTGTGCGTCGCACTCGATGACGTCGCAGGACGGATAGGCCCGATCCGCATCGAACATGCCGAGGCGGAATTTCACGCGAAACTGGTTCCGGAGCGCCCGGTCGAGATCTTCCCCGGTGATGAGCCCGGCCCGGAGCGCTTCCCCGGCGCGGGGGTCCGCATCGGTCGCCACGTCGACGCCGCTCTTCAGTTCCGCCGCGACCCCTTCCGCATACGACCCGAACTTTCCGTGTTCATCGACAAGCGCACAGCCGGCTCCGGCGTCGCTGACGACCGCACCGTCGAATCCCCACTCCCCGCGCAGGATGTCGGTCAGCAGCCTTTGGTTCACACTGCACGGGACCCCGTTCACGGCGTTGTAGGCGCTCATGACCGACTGCGCGCCCGCCTTCACGCACTTTTCGAAAGCGGGCAGATAGGTCTCGCGCAGATCCTTCTCGCTGACTGCGGCATCGAAGCCGAGCCGGTCCTTCTCCGGGCCGGAGTGGACGGCGAAGTGCTTCGGCGTGGCGACGGCCTTCAGATGCTCCGGATCGCTTCCCTGCACACCGCGCACGTAAGCGCTGCCGAGTTCGCCGGTCAGAAACGGGCATTCGCCGTAGGTCTCCTGCCCCCTGCCCCAGCGCGGGTCGCGGAAGATGTTGACGTTCGGCGACCAGTAGGTCAGCCCTTTGTAGGTGCCGAAATCTCCGTGACGGACCGAGTCGGCGTAACGTGCATTCCCCTCCTCCGCAATCACCTCGCCCATCCGTTCGACGAGCTCCGTCGAGAAAGTCGCCGCCATGGCGATCGCCTGCGGGAAAACGGTCGCCGCGCCGCTGCGCGCCAGGCCGTGCAGCGCCTCGTTCCACCAGACGTACGGCGGAATTCCGAGCCGCGGAACGGCGGCGTTGCGGTAACCGACAAACCCGAGTTTCTCCTCGACGGTCAAGGCTTCGAGCAGGGCGTCGATGCGCTCTTCGAGCGGAAGGGAACTGTCTCTGAACTTTTCCATGCTTCACTCCTTGAAATTCCGGCTGAAAATCATATACTGTCATTCAGAATACAACCGCACAACCTTATATGCAAGCCGTCTCCATGCATTCTTACGAAGAAATCGCGCCGCGCCTCGCCCAATCGAAATTCCGAAGCCGCTTCCGTCTGGGCAGGCGCGAACTCGTCTGCATCGCGGAAAAAGGGTTCCCGGTCATCGAAGCGCAGTGCCGGGAAATCATCCGAAGGCGCCTCGGCCCCGCCGTCATTCCGAACGACGGCAGGCAGACGCCGTGGCGCGGCCACCCGTGCTTCATTGCCCAGCACGCCACCGGCTGCTGCTGCCGCGGCTGCCTGCGCAAATGGCACGGCATACCGGAAGGACGGGCGCTCTCCGACGAAGAGATCTCCGCCATCGCCGCGCTCCTGCTTGGCTGGATCCGCGCCCATGCCGCCGGAGCCGGCGAGCTGCCGCATACGCCGGATCTGTTCTGACCCGAAGCTCCTCCGCCGATTTGCTTTTTTGCGAAAACATGATATCTTTATGACAGAGAGGAAATTTCAAGACAAGGAGGAGTGTATATGAACAAGAATCCCGAAATCACCCTGATTCCGGGCTGCGCGGTGTGGAACCGCACGCCGGAAGCCAAACCGATGAGTGTGCGCTCGCGCGGCATCGAGAACGGAATCATCGACATTCGATTCGGCATTTTCGGAACGGACAACGTCGCCGGAATCCCGATGCGTTCGCTGCCGTTCACCATCGAACATGCGCCGGAGGGAACCAGGACCTTCGCGCTGACGCTGCTCGACTACGATTCCGTCCCGGTCGCCGGTTTCTGCTGGATTCACTGGCTCGCCGCCAACTTCGACCGGACGGAAATGCCGGAGAACGCCTCCGCCGAAGACAGTTCGGATTTCGTGCAGGGTGTCAACAGCTGGGGGGCGCCGCTCCTCGGCCCGAACGCGCTGCACAGGGAAGCGGCCTCCGCTTACGGCGGCATGGTTCCGCCGAACGGACCGCACCGCTATCAGCTGACCGTCTACGCGCTCAGCGAAAAGCTGCCGCTCAAGGATGGTTTCCTGATGAACGAACTGCTCGACGCGATGAGCGGCCGTGTGCTCGCAGCCGCCACACTGAGCGGCCTTTATCCGGCGCCGGAGGAGTAAGAGTTTGTCCCCGGATAAGCCCTGGGCCGCCGCTCCCGGAGGACGGCTTCATACAAGGCGCGGTACTGCTCCGCGCTGCGCCGGATATCAAAATGCCGCTCGGCATGGGCGCGGGCCTCCGCACCGAGTTTCTGCGGAGACTCCAGAACGGCGGCAATCGCGTCCGCCAGCGCCGCGGCATCGAACGGAGGCGCCAGAAAACCGTTCCGGCCCGGTATCACGATATCGGAGATGCCGCCGATATCGAACGCCGCCAGCGGCGTCCCGCAGGCGGCTGCTTCGATCAGCATGTTCGGCAGATTGTCGTACTTCGACGCCAGCACGAACAAATCGGCGGCGCGGTAGCAGGCGGCAAGCCGCCGCTCCTCCCCGACAAAACCGAGCGGAATCACCGGAAACGGCAGCTTCTCCGGCAATTCCCCCCTGCCCAGCAGCAGCAGCGTCACATCCCGGCACTCCTTCCGGGCGGCAAGCGCACGCAGCGCGTACAGCAGCTCCGGACCGCCCTTGTTCGGGTCCGACACGGAGGCCGCTCCGAACAGAATCATGCGCCCCTGCTCCGGAATCCCGAGCCTCCGGCGCGCTTCGGCACGGTCGCCGGGCGAAAAAAGCCCGAGATCAACCCCGTTCGGAATGCAGACCGGCCGCGAACGGTTCAGGAGAATGCTCTCCGCCGCCTCCCGCATCAGCCAGCCGCTCGGAGCAACACTGCGGAACCGCCAGTCGCGCCAGCAGCTCAGCTTCCGCCTCCAGTTCCAGACATTCCAGAAATCGGAACCGCTCCGGTACCCGGATCGAAAACGCTCATCCCCGGCGGAATGATGATGCTCGCAGCCGCAGAACGCCCAGCCGTCATGCAGCGTCCAGACGACCGGGAGGCCGAGTCCGGCCAGTTCCCGGACGCCGAACATCGCCCCGTTGACCCAATGCAGATGCACGAGGTCCGGCCGCTCGGCGCGAATTGCTCCGGCGATCCCGGTCCGCAGCAGGTTCAGCGAACGCGGCAGGCAGTTCCGGGAGCCTCCGTCCAGCCGCAGCAGCAGATGCTCAAGCCGCTGCATGATCCGGCAGACACGACGAATCCGCGTTCCCGCCCGGATCACGCCGTCTGAGGAAGTTCCGGCACCCTCGACCACCAGCATCCGGGAGTCGCACCCCTGCCGCAGCAGCTCTTCATGCAGCCGGCGCGCCGCCAGCGCCGCCCCGCCGCCGGAGGCGTGATAATTGACGTGAAGAATTTTCATAAGTATTTAAACCGGAACATCCGGCTTTGAAATTCATCCGCATCCCAGTCCCGGACCAGATGCCTCGGAACCGCCAGCGGATCGCTGCCGGGATGGTACTGGCCCGGATAATTCGCCGCCGCCCGGAAAAATCCGCACTCCCGGCAGACCGCCACGGAATCCGCATTGAAATCCCGGTAGTTGCCGAACGGATACGAAAAGACCGTGAGCCGGCGCCCGATCAGCTCTTCGAGCATCCTGTGTCCCCCGGCGATCTCCCGCCGCTGCTCCTCCGGCGAAAGCCCGCTCAGGCGCGGATGCGACACCGTATGCGACCCGATCGCCGCCAGAGGATCGGCGGCCAGTTCCCGAAGCTCGTCCGGACGAAGCGTGCGGAACTCCTTCCG is part of the Victivallis lenta genome and harbors:
- a CDS encoding glycoside hydrolase family 3 C-terminal domain-containing protein, translating into MEKFRDSSLPLEERIDALLEALTVEEKLGFVGYRNAAVPRLGIPPYVWWNEALHGLARSGAATVFPQAIAMAATFSTELVERMGEVIAEEGNARYADSVRHGDFGTYKGLTYWSPNVNIFRDPRWGRGQETYGECPFLTGELGSAYVRGVQGSDPEHLKAVATPKHFAVHSGPEKDRLGFDAAVSEKDLRETYLPAFEKCVKAGAQSVMSAYNAVNGVPCSVNQRLLTDILRGEWGFDGAVVSDAGAGCALVDEHGKFGSYAEGVAAELKSGVDVATDADPRAGEALRAGLITGEDLDRALRNQFRVKFRLGMFDADRAYPSCDVIECDAHRALALEAARKSLVLLKNEAETLPLDPARLRSVAVIGPNADSRDVLLGNYCGTPSRPVTVLAGIQEALAGKCRVIYARGCELVSLRTENCAEDGDRLAEAVSAAERADVSIVCVGLDPRIEGEAGDAYNSDASGDKLSLELPGLQKVLIEKVAAVGRPVVLVVLSGSALAIPEAYAGAVVQAFYPGAGGGTAVADVLFGKVSPSGKLPVTFYRSAEELPPFADYSMAGRTYRFFRGEVLHPFGFGLSYTRFRYSGLAVPDRSEAGVPVAVSVEVENIGERGGDEVVQLYVSKLGAGYDDPLRQLAGMARVSLAPGERRRVEFRIDPEAFLLTAADGRRRIAPGRWRIAAGGSSVDTIDAETVLELRQQRD
- a CDS encoding glycosyltransferase, translated to MKILHVNYHASGGGAALAARRLHEELLRQGCDSRMLVVEGAGTSSDGVIRAGTRIRRVCRIMQRLEHLLLRLDGGSRNCLPRSLNLLRTGIAGAIRAERPDLVHLHWVNGAMFGVRELAGLGLPVVWTLHDGWAFCGCEHHHSAGDERFRSGYRSGSDFWNVWNWRRKLSCWRDWRFRSVAPSGWLMREAAESILLNRSRPVCIPNGVDLGLFSPGDRAEARRRLGIPEQGRMILFGAASVSDPNKGGPELLYALRALAARKECRDVTLLLLGRGELPEKLPFPVIPLGFVGEERRLAACYRAADLFVLASKYDNLPNMLIEAAACGTPLAAFDIGGISDIVIPGRNGFLAPPFDAAALADAIAAVLESPQKLGAEARAHAERHFDIRRSAEQYRALYEAVLRERRPRAYPGTNSYSSGAG
- a CDS encoding YbhB/YbcL family Raf kinase inhibitor-like protein, yielding MNKNPEITLIPGCAVWNRTPEAKPMSVRSRGIENGIIDIRFGIFGTDNVAGIPMRSLPFTIEHAPEGTRTFALTLLDYDSVPVAGFCWIHWLAANFDRTEMPENASAEDSSDFVQGVNSWGAPLLGPNALHREAASAYGGMVPPNGPHRYQLTVYALSEKLPLKDGFLMNELLDAMSGRVLAAATLSGLYPAPEE
- a CDS encoding DUF4186 domain-containing protein — translated: MHSYEEIAPRLAQSKFRSRFRLGRRELVCIAEKGFPVIEAQCREIIRRRLGPAVIPNDGRQTPWRGHPCFIAQHATGCCCRGCLRKWHGIPEGRALSDEEISAIAALLLGWIRAHAAGAGELPHTPDLF
- a CDS encoding polysaccharide deacetylase family protein, with product MNLCGKAARLVRVCRNAAANCFGQPVVVLTYHRVAVLRDDPEQLAVSPDRFRRQLEFLRSNYPILRFDEPWGKPERMSFVITFDDGYADNLTAALPILREFDCPAAFFICAGAIGSEREFPWDGGGTPQRKEFRTLRPDELRELAADPLAAIGSHTVSHPRLSGLSPEEQRREIAGGHRMLEELIGRRLTVFSYPFGNYRDFNADSVAVCRECGFFRAAANYPGQYHPGSDPLAVPRHLVRDWDADEFQSRMFRFKYL
- a CDS encoding phosphatidylserine decarboxylase family protein — encoded protein: MSTTIKPINKTFTAGKWMPRDRETLVNWMQKVMDKAEKDTGPLLPVVENLKNFIETDAKAYMFFNQMFDEVPADKKKTLLGLPQVRDYQHMLRLFNVILTHAPSFNETGFVGFPFNAILDWSMATTGGWAGFINDKVNVHIKAILDAWGTFLRSPESAYVLSDHPRNGWFGEDARKALPNFADEFVCDPSKPHYGFNSWDHFFVREFREGVRPIAEPDNDAVVVNACESAPFAIARNVQLLDKFWIKAQPYALQFMLNNDPWTKRFVGGTIYQAFLSALTYHRWHSPVSGRIVKTYVIPGSYYSEARSVGYDPVAPNDSQGYISEIATRAVIFIEADNPDIGLMCFVAIGMAEVSTCDITVYEGQHVKKGQETGMFHFGGSTHCLIFGPHVNIDFDLGGQTPGIESENININARIATVGPRKK